The Streptomyces sp. HUAS MG91 sequence TCAACACCTCCCTGCGCGAGATCCGCCGCCATCTCACCGACGTCGCGCTGGCCGCCACCGTGCTGGTCATCGCCTCGGCCGCGTCGGTGGCCTGCGTCGCGCACGCGCTCGGGATCGCCTGGGGACCGGCCTGGGTGCTCGGCGCCGCCGTCGCGCCGACCGACGCGACGGCCGTCAACGTCGTGGCCCGGCTCCTGCCGCGCAGGGACATCACCCTGCTGCGCGCCGAGAGCCTGCTCAACGACGGTACGGCGCTGGTCGTCTACGGCATCGCCGTCGGCGTGACCGTCGGCACGGAGGACGTCACCGCCCCGCACGTCGGCTGGCTGTTCGTCCTCGGCTACGGCGGCGGCGCGCTGATCGGGTTCGTCGCCGGTACGGTCGTGCAGTGGTTCCGCGCCCGGATGGCGCAGGCGGACGCGCTGCGCGGCCAGGTGCTGTTGCTGCTCGCCCCGTTCTCCGGATATCTCGTCGCGGAGCGGATCGACGCGTCGGGCGTGGTCGCCGTCGTGGTGTGCGGGCTGATGCTGAGTCAGAGCGGGCCGCGCACCGTACGGGCCGAGGTCCGCGTCCAGGCGCAGAACTTCTGGCTGGTCGCCACCTACCTGCTCAACGGCTCCCTCTTCGTCCTCATCGGCGTCGAACTCGACTTCTCGATCCGCACGATGGGCAACGACGAGATGCCCCGCGCGATCGGCACCGGCTTCGCCGTGGCCGGCACGCTCGTCGCGGTGCGCTTCGCCTACTACTTCGGCGTCGCCGCCTTCTTCAGGATCGCCCGCAGAGGCTCCGCCCGCGCCTCCGGCACGACGTACTCCGGCCGGCGCCTGACCGTGAGCGCCCTGTCCGGGTTCCGCGGGGCGATCTCGCTCGCCGCGGTCCTCGGTGTCCCTTCCCACCTCGACAGCGGCGAGGCCTTCCCGTCGCGTCAGCTCATCGTCTTCGTCACCGGTGTGGTGATCGTCGTGACGATGGCGCAGGCCCTGATCCTGCCGGGGGTGGTGCGCTGGGCGCGGATCCCGCGCGACGGTTCCGTGGCCCGGGAGGAGTGGCTCGCCGAGTCGGCGGCGCTGGAGTCCGCGCTGGCCGCCCTGCCCGACCTGGCCGGCCGCCTGGAGACGGCGCCCGCCATCCGCGAGGCGATCGAACGCTCCCACCGGCTCCAGGCGGACGCGGTCGCCCAGCGCTGCGCCACGATCCCGGACGACCCAGAGGAGAGCGCCCTCCACCCGCGGCGCCTGACCGACGACCACACGGCCCTCAGCCTCGCC is a genomic window containing:
- a CDS encoding Na+/H+ antiporter, translating into MLGLELVVLLGIAVLAGSALGDRLRIAPQVVLMAMGVLIGLIPALRKVELPSEVVLLLFLPVLLAWESLNTSLREIRRHLTDVALAATVLVIASAASVACVAHALGIAWGPAWVLGAAVAPTDATAVNVVARLLPRRDITLLRAESLLNDGTALVVYGIAVGVTVGTEDVTAPHVGWLFVLGYGGGALIGFVAGTVVQWFRARMAQADALRGQVLLLLAPFSGYLVAERIDASGVVAVVVCGLMLSQSGPRTVRAEVRVQAQNFWLVATYLLNGSLFVLIGVELDFSIRTMGNDEMPRAIGTGFAVAGTLVAVRFAYYFGVAAFFRIARRGSARASGTTYSGRRLTVSALSGFRGAISLAAVLGVPSHLDSGEAFPSRQLIVFVTGVVIVVTMAQALILPGVVRWARIPRDGSVAREEWLAESAALESALAALPDLAGRLETAPAIREAIERSHRLQADAVAQRCATIPDDPEESALHPRRLTDDHTALSLALLAERRAVIVRLRDTGDIDDTVLRRLQGRLDTEELHLLGHVPVGE